In Brachionichthys hirsutus isolate HB-005 chromosome 5, CSIRO-AGI_Bhir_v1, whole genome shotgun sequence, a single genomic region encodes these proteins:
- the LOC137893473 gene encoding LOW QUALITY PROTEIN: alpha-1,3-mannosyl-glycoprotein 4-beta-N-acetylglucosaminyltransferase C-like (The sequence of the model RefSeq protein was modified relative to this genomic sequence to represent the inferred CDS: substituted 1 base at 1 genomic stop codon) encodes MVTVTWRRMXKFRDKMRCFRKRSMFPLLGFLITFLLFLNLYLDDGYVLEAEKSPLGETLMHPANSERYVHTLRDLSNVSGTINVTYRYLAGIPLPRKKYLTIGLSSVKRKRGNYLLETIKSIFDQSSYEELKEIVVVVHLADFDLAWCENLVQEITRKFAHHIIAGRLLVIQAPEEYYPSLDGLKRNYNDPEDRVRFRSKQNVDYAFLLNFCTNLSHFYMMLEDDVRCSRNFLTALKKVITSREGSYWVMLEFSKLGYIGKLYHSKDLPRLAHFLLMFYQEMPCDWLLIHFRGLLAQKDVIRFKPSLFQHMGYYSSYKGAENKLKDDDFEEDSIDIPDNPPASLYTNINVFENYDATKAYSTVDEYFWGKPPSTGDFFVIVFSKCAKISRIKIVTGTEDRQNDILHHGALEVGKKAVETKQGRQCSSYITLGELKGGRIEVNNVDHTIGFDIECVRIVVTAGQKEWLIIRTISLWTTQPVSAFSIK; translated from the exons TGACCTGGAGGCGAATGTAGAAGTTCAGAGACAAGATGAGGTGTTTCAGGAAGCGTTCAATGTTCCCCCTCCTCGGCTTCCTCATCACCTTTCTGCTGTTTCTAAACCTTTATCTGGATGATGGATATGTGCTG GAGGCTGAAAAAAGTCCGCTGGGAGAGACGCTGATGCATCCCGCAAACTCCGAGAGATACGTCCACACACTCAGAGACCTGTCCAATGTCTCCGGGACCATTAATGTGACGTATCGCTACCTTGCAGGAATTCCTCTGCCTCGTAAAA AGTATCTCACCATCGGGCTGTCATCTGTGAAAAGAAAACGAGGGAACTACCTTCTGGAGACGATCAAATCCATCTTTGATCAGTCCAGCTACGAGGAACTCAAAGAGATCGTGGTTGTGGTCCACCTTGCGGACTTTGACCTGGCCTGGTGCGAGAACCTGGTCCAGGAAATCACCAGGAAGTTTGCTCACCACATCATAGCCGGTCGCCTCCTGGTGATCCAGGCCCCAGAGGAGTACTATCCATCTTTGGATGGGTTGAAAAGGAACTATAACGACCCGGAGGACCGGGTCCGTTTCCGCTCCAAGCAGAACGTGGACTACGCGTTCCTCCTCAACTTCTGCACAAATCTCTCCCACTTCTACATGATGCTCGAGGATGACGTGCGCTGCTCCAGGAACTTCCTGACAGCGCTGAAGAAGGTGATCACCTCCAGAGAAGGTTCCTACTGGGTGATGCTGGAGTTCTCCAAGCTGGGATACATCGGGAAGCTGTACCACTCCAAAGACCTGCCACGTCTGGCTCACTTCCTCCTCATGTTCTACCAGGAAATGCCCTGCGACTGGCTCCTCATCCATTTCAGGGGCCTGCTGGCCCAGAAAGACGTGATCCGGTTCAAGCCCTCGCTTTTCCAGCACATGGGCTACTACTCCTCTTACAAAGGAGCCGAGAACAAGCTGAAGGACGACGACTTTGAGGAAGACTCCATCGACATTCCCGACAACCCTCCTGCCAGCCTTTACACGAACATCAACGTCTTCGAGAACTACGACGCCACCAAGGCTTACAGTACTGTGGACGAATACTTCTGGGGAAAGCCTCCGTCCACGGGAGACTTCTTTGTCATAGTCTTCAGTAAGTGTGCTAAAATCAGCAGAATTAAAATCGTCACGGGAACAGAAGACAGACAAAATGACATTCTTCACCACGGAGCTCTGGAAGTAGGAAAGAAGGCTGTGGAGACCAAGCAGGGAAGGCAGTGTTCCTCCTACATCACATTAGGAGAGCTTAAAGGCGGAAGGATCGAGGTCAACAATGTGGATCACACCATCGGCTTTGACATCGAGTGCGTACGAATAGTCGTCACTGCTGGTCAGAAAGAGTGGCTCATCATAAGAACTATCAGTTTATGGACCACGCAGCCTGTCAGCGCATTTAGCATAAAGTAG
- the rnf141 gene encoding RING finger protein 141, with product MGQQLSGQAVINRLPEKLVKHVGLVRDSGYLTYEEFLARVAELNDVTAKLAAGQPKHLLFEVQPGSDATALWKVAVRVLCTKINKENGMLEASRIMNLYQFIQLYRDITSQAAEVLSAEGATEGPSAQLPSTDSCQASMWMGRVKQLTDEEECCICMDGKADLILPCAHSFCQKCIDKWSGHSRNCPMCRLHVTAANDSWVMSDFPTEDDIAGYILNLADDAGHPHRP from the exons ATGGGCCAGCAGCTCTCAGGTCAGGCGGTGATTAACCGTCTGCCTGAGAAGCTGGTGAAGCACGTTGGACTTGTACGAGACAGCGGATACCTCACCTACGAGGAGTTTCTGGCGAGAGTGGCTGAACTCAATGACGT CACGGCCAAGCTAGCTGCTGGACAACCAAAGCACCTTCTGTTTGAGGTGCAGCCAGGATCTGATGCCACAGCCTTGTGGAAGGTGGCGGTCCGCGTTCTGTGTACCAAG ATCAACAAGGAGAACGGCATGCTGGAAGCATCCAGGATCATGAACCTGTACCAGTTCATCCAGCTGTACCGGGACATCACCAGCCAGGCTGCGGAGGTTCTGTCTGCAGAGGGCGCCACCGAAGGCCCGTCGGCCCAGCTCCCCTCCACTGACTCCTGCCAGGCCAGCATGTGGATGGGCAG AGTGAAGCAGCTGACTGACGAGGAGGAGTGCTGCATCTGCATGGATGGAAAGGCAGACCTAATTCTTCCATGTGCGCACAGCTTCTGCCAGAAGTGCATTGATAAATG gagCGGACACAGTCGAAACTGTCCGATGTGTCGCCTGCACGTGACTGCCGCCAATGATTCGTGGGTGATGTCTGATTTCCCGACAGAGGACGACATTGCTGGTTACATCCTCAACCTGGCGGATGATGCTGGCCACCCACACAGGCCTTAA